Proteins encoded together in one Telopea speciosissima isolate NSW1024214 ecotype Mountain lineage chromosome 4, Tspe_v1, whole genome shotgun sequence window:
- the LOC122659330 gene encoding uncharacterized protein LOC122659330, producing the protein MADTTRTIEQFRKLRPSYFKGDTSDPLKATEWIRELEKNFTLLNLTDAQKVVCATYQLQGKVDDWWQFAHRIKERDGQPLTWARSQEVFYKKYFPTSLRQRKEEEFLTLEQHNLSVMDYELKFEDLSKFAPHLVDTEERKARQFERGLRSDLKRIIAAFKCPTYAEVVKRAQIVEDNSRFVPPSVPNTQKKRSHPHPTQNYDNHSKQQRTTYHHQERTVCPKCKKPHSGECMAGSNACFRCGKEGHMAKDCPEQKNN; encoded by the coding sequence ATGGCAGACACTACTCGCACTATTGAACAGTTCCGGAAACTTAGACCCTCATATTTCAAAGGGGACACTTCTGACCCTTTGAAGGCAACAGAATGGATTAGGGAGTTAGAAAAGAACTTCACTTTGTTGAATCTCACTGATGCGCAAAAGGTGGTGTGTGCTACGTACCAGCTACAAGGCAAAGTAGATGATTGGTGGCAATTTGCACATCGCattaaagaaagagatggaCAACCCCTAACTTGGGCCAGATCCCAAGAGGTCTTCTACAAGAAATATTTCCCCACCAGTTTGAGAcaaaggaaagaggaagaattcTTGACCTTGGAGCAACATAATCTCTCTGTTATGGATTATGAGTTAAAATTCGAGGACCTCAGTAAGTTTGCCCCTCACCTAGTTGATACCGAGGAGAGGAAGGCTCGACAATTTGAGAGAGGCCTTCGTTCTGACCTGAAGAGGATTATAGCAGCTTTTAAGTGCCCTACATATGCAGAGGTAGTGAAGAGAGCACAAATTGTTGAAGACAACTCGAGGTTTGTACCTCCAAGTGTTCCAAACACACAGAAGAAAAGGTCTCACCCTCATCCAACTCAAAATTATGACAATCACAGCAAGCAGCAAAGGACAACTTACCATCATCAAGAGAGGACTGTTTGCCCTAAATGTAAGAAACCCCACTCTGGAGAATGCATGGCAGGATCGAATGCTTGTTTTAGGTGTGGCAAGGAGGGTCACATGGCAAAGGATTGCCCTGAACAGAAGAACAACTAG